One window of Mediterraneibacter gnavus ATCC 29149 genomic DNA carries:
- the uvrB gene encoding excinuclease ABC subunit UvrB: MDRFILKAPYKPTGDQPQAIEQLVKGFKEGNQCQTLLGVTGSGKTFTMANVIEQLQKPTLVIAHNKTLAAQLYGEFKEMFPDNAVEYFVSYYDYYQPEAYVPSSDTYIAKDSAINDEIDKLRLSATMALAERRDVIIVASVSCIYGLGSPVDYQNMVISLRPGMIKDRDEVVAKLIEIQYDRNDMDFHRGTFRVRGDVLEVIPAYESDVAIRIEFFGDEVDRITEVDILTGEIKDELKHVAIFPASHYVVDKENINRAVKAIEEELEERVKEFKRQDKLLEAQRIAERTNFDIEMMKETGFCSGIENYSRHLAGLAPGQAPYTLIDYFPDDFVIMIDESHKTIPQIGGMYSGDQSRKSTLVDYGFRLPSAKDNRPLNFEEFESKINQVLFVSATPGVYEEEHELLRAEQVIRPTGLLDPEVEVRPVEGQIDDLIGEINQEISRKNKVLVTTLTKRMAEDLTDYMREIGIRVKYLHSDVDTLERTEIIRDMRLDVFDVLVGINLLREGLDIPEITLVAILDADKEGFLRSETSLIQTIGRAARNSEGHVIMYADKLTDSMRLAIDETERRRKIQMAYNEEHGITPKTIQKAVRDQISISKKVAAEELKLEKDPESMSRKELEKLIGEVTKRMKKAAAELDFESAAELRDKLIELKQILNEIE, encoded by the coding sequence GCGATCGAGCAGTTGGTAAAAGGTTTCAAGGAAGGCAATCAATGCCAGACTTTACTAGGGGTTACGGGTTCTGGAAAAACTTTTACGATGGCAAATGTTATTGAGCAGCTTCAGAAACCGACGCTTGTCATTGCACATAATAAGACGCTGGCAGCGCAGTTATACGGAGAATTCAAGGAGATGTTCCCTGACAATGCCGTGGAATATTTTGTCTCCTACTACGACTACTATCAGCCCGAAGCCTACGTCCCATCCTCGGATACCTACATCGCCAAGGATTCAGCAATCAATGATGAGATTGATAAGCTGCGGTTATCTGCTACGATGGCACTGGCAGAGCGCAGAGATGTGATCATTGTGGCGAGTGTTTCCTGTATCTATGGACTGGGAAGTCCGGTAGACTATCAGAACATGGTGATTTCTCTGCGTCCGGGGATGATCAAGGACAGAGATGAAGTTGTAGCAAAGCTGATTGAGATTCAGTATGACAGAAACGACATGGACTTTCATCGTGGAACATTCCGGGTTCGGGGAGATGTTTTGGAAGTGATTCCGGCATATGAGTCAGACGTTGCGATCCGAATTGAATTTTTTGGTGATGAAGTGGATAGAATCACAGAGGTGGACATTCTTACAGGAGAGATCAAAGACGAGTTAAAGCATGTAGCGATTTTCCCGGCATCTCATTATGTGGTGGATAAAGAGAATATCAACCGCGCCGTCAAGGCGATTGAAGAAGAGCTGGAAGAGCGCGTCAAAGAATTTAAAAGACAGGATAAGCTGTTAGAAGCGCAGCGGATTGCTGAGCGGACAAATTTTGATATTGAGATGATGAAAGAGACAGGATTTTGCTCTGGGATTGAAAACTATTCCCGTCATCTGGCAGGATTGGCGCCCGGACAGGCTCCATATACACTGATTGATTATTTCCCGGATGATTTTGTAATTATGATCGATGAGTCTCATAAGACGATTCCGCAGATTGGAGGAATGTATTCCGGGGATCAGTCGAGAAAGTCGACGTTGGTGGATTATGGATTCCGTCTTCCTTCTGCGAAAGACAACCGCCCGTTGAATTTTGAAGAGTTTGAAAGTAAGATCAATCAGGTATTGTTTGTGTCAGCAACCCCGGGAGTTTATGAAGAGGAGCATGAGCTTCTGCGGGCAGAGCAGGTGATTCGTCCGACAGGGCTTTTAGATCCGGAAGTAGAAGTGCGTCCGGTAGAAGGTCAGATTGATGATCTGATCGGTGAGATCAATCAGGAAATTTCCAGGAAAAATAAAGTGCTGGTTACAACTCTGACAAAACGGATGGCAGAGGATCTGACAGATTATATGCGGGAAATCGGGATTCGCGTAAAATATTTGCATTCCGATGTGGATACATTAGAACGGACGGAGATCATCCGTGATATGCGTCTGGATGTATTTGATGTACTCGTGGGAATTAATCTTTTGAGAGAAGGTCTGGATATTCCGGAGATTACGCTGGTGGCAATTCTGGACGCAGATAAAGAAGGATTTTTACGTTCCGAGACTTCTCTGATTCAGACGATCGGGCGTGCGGCACGAAATTCGGAAGGTCACGTGATCATGTACGCAGACAAACTGACAGACTCGATGCGTCTGGCAATTGATGAGACGGAAAGACGACGCAAGATTCAGATGGCATACAATGAAGAACATGGCATTACGCCAAAGACCATTCAGAAGGCGGTCCGCGATCAGATCAGTATTTCCAAAAAAGTAGCAGCAGAAGAACTGAAGCTGGAGAAAGATCCAGAGTCTATGAGCAGGAAAGAACTGGAGAAGTTGATCGGAGAAGTTACGAAGCGAATGAAGAAAGCGGCAGCAGAGCTGGATTTCGAATCAGCGGCAGAATTAAGAGATAAATTGATTGAGCTGAAACAGATATTGAATGAGATCGAATAA
- the uvrA gene encoding excinuclease ABC subunit UvrA, producing the protein MGKKMDARQYIRIRGANENNLKNIDVDIPRNELVVLTGLSGSGKSSLAFDTIYAEGQRRYMESLSSYARQFLGQMEKPDVESIEGLSPAISIDQKSTNHNPRSTVGTVTEIYDYFRLLYARIGIPHCPKCGKEIKKQTVDQMVDQVMALPEGTKIQLLAPVVRGRKGTHAKLFERAKKSGYVRVRVDGNLYELSEDIALDKNIKHNIEIIVDRLVVKPGIEKRMTDSVESVLSLAEGLLIVDIIGGEPMNFSQSFSCPDCGISIEEIEPRSFSFNNPFGACPTCFGLGYKMEFDEDLMIPDPTLSIQQGAIAVMGWQSCTEKSSFTRAILDALCEEYHFDLETPFQDYPKEIHDVLIYGTNGKSVKVHYKGQRGEGVYDVVFEGLIKNVERRYRETGSETMKAEYETFMRITPCSECKGQRLKKGSLAVTVGEKNIAELTAFSIDKLQKFLQGLELTETQLLIGEQILKEIKARIQFLLDVGLDYLTLARATGTLSGGEAQRIRLATQIGSGLVGVAYILDEPSIGLHQRDNDKLLATLKHLRDLGNSLIVVEHDEDTMLAADCIVDIGPGAGEHGGQVVAVGTAQELMANEKSVTGAYLSGRLKIPVPEKREKPTGYLKVVGAKENNLKNINVKFPLGIMTCVTGVSGSGKSSLVNEILYKTLAKKLNHARTIPGRHTRIEGLEQVDKVIDIDQSPIGRTPRSNPATYTGVFDLIRDLFAATPDAKARGYKKGRFSFNVKGGRCEACSGDGIIKIEMHFLPDVYVPCEVCGGKRYNRETLEVKYKGKTIYDVLNMTVEEALEFFEHVPSIRRKMETLNDVGLSYIRLGQPSTTLSGGEAQRIKLATELSRRSTGKTVYILDEPTTGLHFADVHKLTEILRRLSGDGNTVIVIEHNLDVIKTADYIIDIGPEGGDKGGTVVASGTPEEIAANEKSYTGKYIAAILNKK; encoded by the coding sequence ATGGGAAAAAAGATGGACGCCAGACAGTATATCAGAATACGCGGCGCGAATGAGAATAATTTGAAAAATATAGATGTTGACATCCCCAGAAATGAACTGGTAGTGCTGACAGGACTGAGTGGTTCGGGAAAATCATCCCTGGCTTTTGATACAATTTATGCCGAGGGGCAGAGAAGATATATGGAATCGCTTTCTTCCTATGCAAGGCAGTTTCTTGGTCAGATGGAGAAACCGGATGTGGAAAGTATAGAAGGGCTTTCTCCGGCGATTTCTATTGATCAGAAATCGACCAATCACAATCCTCGCTCTACCGTGGGTACAGTGACAGAGATCTATGATTATTTCCGACTGCTCTATGCGAGAATCGGGATTCCACATTGTCCGAAATGCGGAAAAGAGATTAAAAAGCAGACGGTGGATCAGATGGTAGATCAGGTGATGGCACTTCCGGAAGGTACAAAGATCCAGTTGCTTGCTCCTGTCGTAAGAGGCAGGAAAGGAACCCATGCAAAGCTGTTTGAACGGGCAAAGAAGTCAGGATATGTGCGTGTTCGTGTAGACGGGAATCTGTATGAATTGTCAGAGGATATCGCACTGGATAAAAATATCAAACATAATATTGAGATTATTGTAGACCGTCTTGTTGTGAAACCGGGAATTGAAAAACGAATGACAGATTCCGTGGAAAGTGTACTTTCACTTGCGGAAGGGCTTCTGATCGTAGATATCATCGGCGGAGAACCGATGAATTTCAGTCAGAGTTTTTCCTGCCCGGACTGTGGAATTAGTATTGAAGAAATTGAGCCGAGAAGTTTCTCGTTCAACAATCCGTTTGGTGCCTGCCCGACTTGTTTTGGGCTGGGATACAAGATGGAATTTGATGAGGATTTGATGATACCGGATCCGACACTCAGCATTCAGCAGGGAGCAATCGCAGTGATGGGCTGGCAGTCCTGTACAGAAAAATCAAGCTTTACACGTGCAATTTTAGATGCGTTGTGTGAAGAATACCATTTTGATCTGGAGACGCCGTTTCAGGACTATCCGAAAGAGATTCACGATGTTTTGATTTACGGAACAAACGGGAAATCTGTGAAAGTACATTACAAAGGACAGCGTGGAGAAGGTGTTTATGATGTGGTCTTTGAAGGACTGATCAAAAATGTGGAGCGCCGCTATCGCGAAACGGGGTCTGAGACAATGAAGGCAGAGTATGAGACTTTTATGCGGATTACTCCATGTTCCGAATGTAAAGGTCAGAGATTGAAAAAAGGTTCTCTTGCGGTAACTGTGGGAGAGAAAAATATTGCAGAACTCACAGCATTTTCAATCGATAAGCTGCAGAAATTTTTACAGGGGCTGGAACTGACAGAGACGCAGCTGCTGATCGGAGAACAGATCTTAAAAGAAATCAAAGCGCGGATTCAGTTTTTGCTGGATGTAGGACTGGACTATCTGACGCTTGCCAGAGCGACAGGGACACTGTCCGGCGGGGAAGCGCAGAGAATCCGGCTGGCAACTCAGATTGGTTCCGGACTTGTTGGTGTGGCCTATATTCTGGATGAACCGAGTATCGGATTGCATCAGCGGGACAACGACAAGTTACTTGCCACATTGAAGCATCTCCGCGATTTGGGAAATTCTCTGATTGTAGTGGAGCATGACGAAGATACGATGCTGGCGGCTGACTGCATTGTGGATATCGGTCCGGGAGCTGGAGAGCATGGTGGACAGGTTGTTGCAGTGGGAACGGCTCAAGAGTTGATGGCAAACGAAAAATCAGTGACCGGAGCGTATCTGAGCGGACGCCTCAAGATCCCGGTTCCGGAAAAAAGAGAGAAACCGACCGGATATTTGAAAGTAGTAGGCGCAAAAGAAAATAACCTGAAAAATATCAATGTCAAGTTTCCGTTGGGAATCATGACATGTGTGACAGGAGTGTCCGGTTCCGGAAAAAGTTCTCTTGTCAATGAGATTTTATACAAAACACTTGCCAAAAAACTGAACCATGCAAGAACAATTCCGGGAAGGCATACGAGAATTGAAGGGCTGGAGCAGGTAGATAAAGTGATCGACATTGATCAGTCTCCGATTGGAAGAACACCGCGTTCCAATCCGGCAACATATACGGGTGTATTTGATTTGATTCGTGATTTGTTCGCAGCAACACCGGATGCAAAAGCGAGAGGCTATAAAAAAGGAAGATTTAGCTTCAATGTGAAGGGCGGACGCTGTGAGGCCTGCAGCGGAGATGGAATCATTAAGATTGAGATGCATTTCCTGCCGGATGTATACGTACCGTGTGAAGTGTGTGGAGGAAAACGCTATAACAGAGAAACTCTGGAAGTGAAATATAAAGGAAAGACAATTTATGATGTATTGAACATGACGGTGGAAGAGGCGTTGGAATTTTTTGAACATGTTCCGAGTATCCGGAGAAAAATGGAAACACTCAATGATGTTGGTCTGTCTTATATCCGACTGGGACAGCCATCTACGACATTATCCGGAGGAGAAGCCCAGAGAATCAAACTGGCAACAGAGTTAAGCCGCAGAAGTACAGGAAAGACGGTATATATTCTGGATGAGCCTACAACAGGACTACATTTTGCAGATGTGCATAAGCTGACAGAGATTTTGCGACGTTTATCAGGTGACGGCAATACGGTGATCGTGATTGAACATAATCTGGATGTGATCAAAACAGCAGATTATATTATCGATATTGGTCCGGAAGGCGGAGATAAAGGTGGTACAGTCGTAGCGAGCGGGACACCGGAAGAAATTGCAGCAAATGAGAAATCGTATACAGGCAAATATATTGCCGCAATTCTGAATAAAAAATAA
- a CDS encoding rod shape-determining protein gives MAVDIGIDLGTASVLVYVKGKGVVLKEPSVVAFDRDTNVIRAIGEEARLMLGRTPGNIVAVRPLRQGVISDYTVTEKMIQYFVRKAIGKRTFKKPRISICVPSGVTEVEKRAVEEAAFAAGAREVHLIEEPVAAAIGAGIDIGKPCGNMIVDIGGGTADIAVISLGGAVVHTSIKIAGDDFDEAIVRYMRKKHNLLIGERTAEDIKIKVGTTYPLIEEESMEVRGRNLVTGLPKTVTVTSSETEEALRETSGKIVEAVVSVLEQTPPELSADILDRGIVLTGGGAMLRGLEELIEEKTGINTMTAEDPMKVVAIGTGQFVEFMSGRKDF, from the coding sequence ATGGCTGTAGATATCGGAATAGATTTGGGAACCGCAAGTGTTCTTGTATACGTGAAAGGAAAAGGGGTTGTTTTAAAAGAACCATCTGTAGTAGCGTTTGACAGAGATACGAATGTAATAAGAGCGATCGGAGAGGAAGCACGGCTGATGTTAGGCAGAACACCGGGCAATATTGTAGCAGTACGTCCTCTCAGGCAGGGTGTGATCTCAGATTATACAGTAACTGAAAAGATGATTCAGTACTTTGTAAGAAAAGCAATCGGAAAAAGAACGTTTAAGAAGCCAAGAATCAGCATTTGTGTACCGAGCGGTGTGACAGAAGTAGAAAAAAGAGCTGTAGAAGAAGCTGCGTTTGCGGCAGGAGCAAGAGAAGTACATCTCATTGAAGAGCCGGTGGCAGCAGCAATCGGAGCAGGAATAGATATCGGAAAGCCATGTGGTAATATGATCGTGGATATTGGAGGCGGAACTGCAGATATTGCTGTAATTTCGCTGGGTGGCGCGGTCGTGCATACCTCGATTAAAATTGCCGGGGATGATTTTGATGAAGCAATTGTACGGTATATGCGGAAAAAGCATAACCTTCTGATCGGGGAGCGGACTGCTGAAGATATTAAGATCAAAGTCGGCACGACATATCCTCTGATTGAGGAAGAGAGTATGGAGGTCAGAGGGAGGAATCTGGTGACAGGGCTTCCAAAGACGGTAACAGTGACTTCCTCGGAGACAGAAGAAGCACTTCGCGAGACATCAGGGAAGATTGTGGAAGCGGTTGTTTCGGTATTGGAACAGACTCCGCCGGAGCTGTCTGCCGACATTCTGGATCGGGGGATTGTTCTGACTGGCGGTGGGGCAATGCTGCGAGGTCTGGAAGAGCTGATAGAGGAAAAGACAGGTATCAATACAATGACGGCAGAAGATCCGATGAAAGTAGTAGCGATCGGAACCGGACAGTTTGTGGAATTTATGAGTGGCAGGAAGGATTTCTGA
- a CDS encoding ATP-dependent RecD-like DNA helicase: MEIVTGYVEHIVFRNEENGYTVFQLESEAGEVTCVGTLNFISEGERLEIKGDYVNHNIYGSQLKISSYEMKEPEDLISIERYLGSGAIKGVGATLAGRIVRKFKTDTFRIIEEEPERLAEVNGISERKAREIALQVDEKKGMRKVMIYLQNFGISTALAAKIYQKYGSKVYEILETNPYKLADDIEGVGFKTADEIAAKIGIHTDSDFRIQSGIFYVLQQSMTEGHVYLPKNVLEVRTSRLLGVEIEGIEKYIMDLCMERKTVMKEIEGEIRIYPSRFYYMELNVARMLNDLDIDCAMPEDMMEKRLRKVEELEQISLDPMQHQAVIESIKHGLLILTGGPGTGKTTTINTMIQFFESEGMSILLAAPTGRAAKRMTEATGYEAQTIHRLLEVSGNPEEEGNVNGFLRNRDNPLETDVLIIDEMSMVDLTLMHALLTAVVPGTRLILVGDVNQLPSVGPGSVLKDTIASNKFHVVTLTKIFRQAGESDIVLNAHKINAGERVIINNKSRDFFFLKRQEADVIIGVVITLIQKKLPKYVDASPFDIQVMTPTRKGLLGVERLNVILQRYLNPPDPKKEEKEANGRIFRTGDKVMQIKNNYQLEWEVCTKYGVTVDKGMGIFNGDMGIIREISSYKETLTVEYDEKRQVEYPFELLDELELAYAITVHKSQGSEYPAVVIPLLPGPKLLYNRNLLYTAVTRAKKCLTIVGSEDTFQEMIKNKNEQERYTSLDERIQEF, from the coding sequence GTGGAGATTGTAACAGGATACGTGGAACATATTGTGTTTCGCAATGAAGAAAATGGATATACAGTATTTCAGCTGGAAAGTGAAGCGGGCGAAGTAACCTGTGTAGGAACCCTGAATTTTATCAGCGAAGGAGAGCGCCTGGAAATTAAGGGAGATTATGTGAATCACAATATTTACGGAAGCCAGTTGAAAATCAGTTCTTACGAGATGAAGGAACCGGAAGATCTGATCTCCATAGAGCGGTATCTTGGTTCCGGTGCGATCAAAGGAGTCGGTGCAACTCTGGCAGGAAGAATTGTAAGGAAGTTTAAAACAGACACCTTTCGTATTATAGAAGAAGAGCCGGAACGGCTTGCAGAAGTGAATGGAATCAGCGAACGCAAAGCAAGGGAGATCGCGCTGCAGGTGGATGAGAAAAAAGGAATGCGCAAAGTGATGATTTATTTACAGAACTTTGGAATCAGTACAGCACTGGCAGCAAAAATCTATCAGAAGTATGGCAGTAAAGTGTATGAGATCCTGGAAACCAATCCTTACAAACTTGCGGATGATATCGAAGGTGTTGGGTTTAAAACTGCGGATGAGATTGCGGCAAAGATTGGAATACATACAGACTCTGATTTCCGGATCCAAAGCGGGATTTTTTATGTGCTTCAGCAGTCCATGACAGAAGGACATGTATATTTGCCGAAGAATGTTTTAGAGGTAAGGACCTCCAGGCTTCTTGGTGTTGAGATTGAAGGAATTGAAAAATATATCATGGATCTTTGCATGGAACGAAAGACAGTTATGAAAGAAATAGAAGGAGAGATCCGTATCTACCCGTCCCGCTTTTATTATATGGAACTGAATGTTGCCCGTATGCTGAATGATCTGGATATTGACTGCGCGATGCCGGAAGATATGATGGAAAAACGACTGCGAAAAGTGGAGGAGCTGGAACAGATTTCACTGGATCCAATGCAACATCAGGCGGTGATCGAATCGATCAAGCATGGACTTTTGATCCTGACAGGAGGACCCGGAACCGGAAAGACAACAACAATCAACACCATGATTCAGTTTTTTGAGAGCGAGGGGATGAGTATTCTTCTGGCAGCGCCGACAGGGCGTGCAGCAAAGCGCATGACAGAAGCGACAGGTTATGAAGCGCAGACGATTCATCGTCTGCTTGAAGTCAGCGGAAATCCAGAAGAAGAAGGAAATGTCAATGGATTTTTAAGAAATCGCGACAATCCACTGGAAACAGATGTGCTGATCATTGATGAAATGTCCATGGTAGATCTGACCTTGATGCATGCACTCCTTACAGCAGTTGTGCCCGGAACAAGATTGATTTTGGTGGGGGATGTCAATCAGCTGCCGTCGGTAGGACCGGGAAGTGTATTAAAAGATACGATTGCATCGAATAAATTTCATGTGGTTACACTGACAAAGATTTTCCGTCAGGCGGGAGAAAGTGATATCGTACTGAATGCGCATAAGATTAATGCGGGTGAGCGCGTGATCATAAATAACAAAAGTCGTGATTTCTTTTTCCTGAAGCGACAGGAGGCGGATGTGATCATAGGAGTTGTGATCACACTGATCCAGAAGAAACTTCCGAAATATGTGGATGCATCTCCGTTTGATATTCAGGTGATGACACCGACAAGAAAAGGTCTGCTTGGAGTAGAGCGTCTGAATGTGATTTTGCAGAGATATTTAAATCCTCCGGATCCGAAGAAGGAAGAAAAGGAAGCAAACGGAAGGATTTTCCGTACCGGTGATAAAGTGATGCAGATCAAGAATAATTATCAGCTGGAGTGGGAAGTTTGTACAAAGTATGGGGTGACGGTAGATAAAGGAATGGGGATTTTCAATGGGGATATGGGAATCATCCGGGAGATCAGCTCCTATAAAGAAACTCTGACTGTTGAGTATGATGAGAAGCGACAGGTAGAATATCCGTTTGAGCTGTTGGATGAACTGGAACTGGCGTATGCGATCACGGTTCACAAATCCCAGGGAAGCGAATATCCGGCGGTGGTAATTCCGCTGCTTCCGGGACCAAAGCTGTTATATAATCGGAATTTATTGTATACAGCAGTGACAAGGGCAAAAAAATGTTTAACGATAGTTGGGAGTGAAGATACATTTCAGGAAATGATAAAAAACAAAAACGAACAGGAACGATACACAAGTTTGGACGAGCGTATACAAGAGTTTTAG